Genomic segment of Dromiciops gliroides isolate mDroGli1 chromosome 3, mDroGli1.pri, whole genome shotgun sequence:
ttttcctttttaattaaacagaaaagaacctATTCCAATGTCAATTGAGAAATCCAAAATGTATTGCCtgatacaaataaaagaattctTCAAAATCTCTTATAACAATCGCACCAAACCCAAATACTTTTACTTAtaatagcaaaacaaattcaatgTATACCAAGCTGCTAGTTATAAAAATACAGCTTATTCAGTTGTGACCATCTGCAAGTAAGAAAAGCATATATTTTCTTAGATATTAACACAATTGTACTTCCAAAATGATTACACATTATTCTTACTGAGTCAAAATGAGGCTACATTATAACATGGTGCCAAGAAAGCCTAGAATGTCCACAATGATGTCTATAAATCTGCTATACTCTGCTTCTGTCAGATCACATTTGGAGGAGTGTTATGTTTTAGTGACACATTTtaagatagatagaagatagataaatcttagatagatagatatagatatctatgtaaatatctatctatctatctatctatctatctatctatctatctatctatctatctatctatctatctataccaagggggagagagattgagagagacagagaaacagagacagagagtgagacagagacagagacagagacagagttaaGCTGCAGAAGGTTCAAAGGAAAGTAACCAGGATGGTTTAGAAAGACTTGAATATGGTATTAAGTGGAGGGAAATGGTCATTGCTAGTTCAAAGAATAGAAGACCTGGACTGGAAGGTATTGTACTTGTTTTCAATATTTGACAGTTCTCACCAGAAAGATGCATTggactttttctatttggccctGGAGGACAAAACCAGGAGTAATAGTTGAAATTTTCAAAGACAGAAATTCAGATTCAAtatcagaaaaaacaaataattttttttcttaacaattatatatataattggaatgGACTATCTTGAGAGCCTATCAattgattaaatttaaaattatatacatccttatgtttatatgtgtgtgtatagttccCATCATGTCAGTCATTCTGTTTAAAGCTACAAATTAACAACATGAATTCTTGCCTTCATGGTGCTTATATTCTATCATGTGAACAATGTGTACACACATAAGTTTACATAGCCTACTTAAAAAGTAATTGTAACTTTTGGGTGGATGAAAAGTCTTTAGAAGTTGACATCTGAAGTGactcttgaaggaaactagggattctataAAGTAGAGGTAAGAAATGAGTACCTTACAGATATGGGGAACATACTTTGCAAAGGcaaggaaatgaaaaaggaaaagttgCGTTTGAGAGACAGTGAAGAGGCCAGATTCTCTTAATTAGAAGGGAATTGATAGACATTAAACCTTGAAAGCTAACTGGGGGGTCATATTTGTAAAGGCTTTCAAAGACGTTTGAGTTTGAATATAATCCTTTACATAAGAAAAGGGAGGAATTGAAGTTTTTGGAGTGAAGGAAGAATAAAGTCAGAATCTTTGTTTTAGGAATTCACATTGAAGTGTATGAGGGGAATTTTGAGGACAAAAGAGACTAAGATCTGTGAAGCCAGTTGGGAGGCTATTACAAAATATAAGAACTAATATGGCCAACTTATATGTAGAGAAATGATACATAAGAGAAAAATGTCAGAGAAAATGCAAGAAGACTTGCTTGACAACTTAATCAGATGTTTCAGATATCTACAAGGCTGTGAGTATTGATGACAAAGAAAGATGAtggtaccttcaacagaaatagcaTAATTTGGAAGAAGAAAGATTTTGGGAGGGGATAGAATAGGTTCTGTTTTAAACATGTTGAAGTTAAAAGTGCCATAAGACATCCATTAAGACGTTTTCTATACACAGTTGCTGAAGGGGGAAGAAActtaggagagagactagagttgtactttttattattttattattttttattttttattttttttattttaattttattttatttttaaaattttattttattttaattaaattaaattaaatttttattttattttattttttgagcagTTTGACTTTATTAGCCAAAGGCAGGTCTGGCTCCCTAAGTGCTCTTGGGTGGGCAGGTTCGCTTCTTCTTCACCACAACTGGCTTCTGGCTCCGCAGGATGGCACAGGCCCAGCGTAGAGCAGCCATGCGGAGATCTTTCCGGTATTTGTTCTTGCGGATGATGTGCCGGACACTGTTGAGCGTGCCCCGGCCATTTTTGTTGATGGTGGTCCTCACATAGGAAGTAGCAGGCTTCCTCTGAGCTACCCGGCGCTTCAGCACCACCACGATGCCCTTGCAGTCGGCAGCCAGCTCGATGCCCACCGTCTTCTGGGGGATCAGTCTGTCATAGCGGAAGGAGTTTCGGGCCTTGAAGTTGTTGGGCTCGGTGCTATACGTCTGCTTGTTGCGATTGATGAGGAAGCTGGAGCAGTTCCTGAGGACCATCCACTGCAGATAGGTCGACATGGTGGCGGTGGGGGCGAACTTAGGCGGAGGGGGCTGCTCTCGGGGCGACTCCCGGAGACAGAAAGGGCCTAGAGGTGTACTTTTAAATTAGGTATGTGCTTCAGTTAGCACCCTTCCCTCTTCCGTACAACAattgataaaattatataaaatgagagggatatAAGTATTGCTATGCTAACaaaatataaagttatatatgtattgtcatattttaatgaaatgtGAACAATTATTTGATAAAATCATTATCAGAATTAGTGTGATGGGGTGGTGTTTGGAGACATTCacatattacattatatttacatataattttggTAACCATCTgcatataaatgctaattgaactCATGGAAGCTTGTGGGTTCACCAAGAAAGAGAATATAGTGAGGCAAAAATAGAGCCCAAGACAGGATCTTTCTAATAGTAAATAAACTATTAGGATCAGGCTATGGACACTGCCCCAGTTAAGGTAAATGAATAGTGACCCAAGCGATTAAAAAGTGACAAAGTAAGGAGCAGTGTCATTCATGTagagcaagaaaggaaagaatatttaGGAGGTGAAGGTAATCATTAGGGTAGTGtcagattaatttcattttttaaaatcagttacTAAACTAACACATCAGAGgatcaaataattaaaaatatctgAAAACTTTCTTGTTGGGATATGTTGTCTTGGTCAACTGTGAGAAATAGCAAGTCAGtggacaatcatttattaagtatctaatacATGTCAgggattgtgctaagtgctggggatataaagaaaagcaaaaattccTATGTttaaggatctcacagtctaatgtggaaGACATTAGGAAAATAGCTATGTTTTAATAAGATAAATTGAAGATACATCACAGAGGGGTGGTATGGGGGGACTTTAGttggaatttggaaaaaaaattccagaaacTAGGAGGCAGATATGAAGAAGGAttgccttccaggcatggggaaaacCCCTGAAAATTCTGGGGTTTGAGAGATGGAAATGTCTCATAAGAAGGAATAGTAAGGAAGCTAGAGACAGAGGATTAAAGAGTATGTGGGGTTGAATAAGGTGTAAGActactggaaagataggaagggaacaggttaagaagaaatttaaatgtcAGGTGAAAGACTctttatttgatcctaaaaggaataggaagtcactgaagtttattgaatgaagGGGTGGTGGTGACATGTTCATACCTTTgttttagaaagatcaatttgaaaACTGGTAGTTGTAGATGTCAGGATTAATAAAACAAGATGAATCCTGATTCTTTCAGGTATCATCAATATACTTAATTATCAATATATTTTCTGAGGTAACTGTCCATTTTCCATTAGCAGATCTGCTTGGTTTCCACTCTAAAGAACATTATGTCTCCCCCAGGATATATCTCATCATAGTATTGATTGACTCAGTTTTTGAAACTCAACCTTCTCAAATTTACATTTGCTTCCTCTAATTGAAAGTATATCAAATAGGAGCAATAAAATCCTCCTAACATCATTCTTTATAGAGTGCTCTGAACTTTCAAACTTTTCCAGgtaactctccattttccatcagcaacACTGTTGATTTCAATGCCACAGAATATCAATACTTGAGAAGGATAGCTCCAGATACCAACcacctttttcagcttcctttttgtatattgtcttcccctttagaagGCAAGTTCCTTAaggtcattgatttttttttcatatttgtatccttagtgctttgTACAGTCTCTGGCATATACTAAGTACttcctaaatgtttattgaattatttattgAAAACTGGCCCAATCAGTATTATCTTCAGAGTGGCCCAAACTTCtgagtgacttagaaaacctggTCCTCTTTCTCTAACATTTTTTTAGACAGACTTGTGATGTCATTGACATAAGGCAGAGGTATCAAAACTGTGGTCTATAGATATCATGGAGCTCAAGAATAGCCCTGAGTGTAGcacaaaacagattaaaatgtaattggaaaatattttgaaaataaatgaaaatttaataaaatattgatcacattacattttaaaattaaggaaatatGTGGTCTGCAGGGATTCTTAAGTATGGATTAATGGTCCCCATTTCTACTTAAGTTTGACAATGCTGGTATAGTATATTCCTAGTAAAGAAGTTCCCTCAACCAATAAGTTGGTACCTATTCTGTAAGTTTTAGAGAGTTGGTTGGTCCActgagagaggaagtgacttgcccagggtaacattgCCAGTATATGTTAAGGGTAGAACTTGAATCTTAATTTTCCAAATAATGAGTCCACCTATCTAGTACTAAATCTATTACCTCAAAGTAACCATTATTGTGTAGAATAAAACTCTTTTGAAATCATATTCTAATAGTTGATCATGGCATTGGATGCTCTGGAAGGATATGCTAACAATGGCCAAGTTTTGCAGTTCCTATTGAAGTGGTAAGACTTCAGAAATAACCTGGAAACAGATTAAGTCTGTTTTCCAAGTTTGTACAATTTGTAAAAAACCGATAGACTGAGAAAGAGATTTGAACTGGGACTTTACTGTTATAAAGATATCctgggtgaggaaattccctctacagaTTCAGGTCACTACCTTCtatgcaatttatagtctcagaacATTGACTAGAAAGTGCTAAGGTTCATTAACCTGCCCGTGGCTACAATAGGTTGCAGAGGCAAAACTTTAACTTTGTTCCTGCTGGTTATATGATTTTTCTGACAAGATAAGACATTGAACACTGTTGTTCTTTCTTTAGCtgaattgccaagcattcaaactctactgcagaaagTGCAACTGTGATGGGTTGGctatgttgttcaaatgccaaatgtgcATTTGCCTAAGAgtattttatagagaactcacaaAACTCAAAttctcacacagaggtcagaagaagtgacaTAAGTACATTCTCAAGATATTCCTAAAGTACTTTGGAATCAAATGGGAGATACTGCCAAAGGACCCCCCAGCATAGTATGCCCATATCAAAGAAcatgctgtgctctatgagcaaagaagaattgCAGGAACTCAAAAAATgtgagatgaagaaatttagagacatctcaactccaaatgttcatatgtttTGTCTGTACTGAACATGTGATAGAGCTTTCCAAGTTtatattagtctgatcagccaaCAATCAGACATGCTGTGACAAGATCGTAATgcaattttggtcctcttcaagaatgaaggaaaacaatgaaCCAGCACCTCAGAAACAAAGTTGAATGAATAATAAAGGATTGGGACCTATGATACTGCATGAAATAACCACATCACTGATCACAAATTTTTAAAGCAAGTATGGAGGAGAAAGGGCACAAGTTGTTAGTATGTTAAgcaagaagagaaataagagaggggcagctaggtggtacatagcatcatatacagtatatgtaggaAATGGATTTATATTACAAGTGAAAAATAagatctcataaatggcaaaaaaagaaaagaagaaaaaagaaaaagaatttactaAAAAAGTTAGTAAAAGATCAGATCACTTTGTgattttggcccaccctgtagtttGGCCATACTACCAACATCTCTTCCCCAAGCACCATTTTAAATTTACTTCACTTGGTTTTCCATAGCAGAAAGGGAAGCTGAGACTACAACATTGCTCATCTTAAGTgtgaatcatttatttttttatctaccAAGACATTTTGAAAACCTCCTCCCCTTAAACATTAATAAGATGTGGACACCACCAAGCTAACTCATTCCTACATGCCTACACCCATTCTACTATActttcttccccccaaaataacttAGATGCAATGATATAATCTATTGTGGTGACCCTGGCCTTAAAAAGAATTGGAGAAGAAGGCTTGTTTTATTTTGAGCACTGCTAGGGCTAAATAGGGCATAAAATTTAGTTTCACTGATAACTGACCTAATATAATTACAAGTTCTCAAGCCAAAGTCACCTTATACTACCACATAAAACTGTATGACATTATCTTTGTAAATTAATCTTTAAATTAGAGATATTTTTCATGTAGAACTGTCTCAATGTTAAATTGTTTCTGCTAAAAATCACCATAGGATAAAATTATACATAGTTTACCTGAGCTTTGCTCATGGGAGGTTTttgataattcttttaaaatcagaaatGTATTAAATTGCTTTTCTCGCCTCCTGATGTGTTGCTTGATGAATACCTCtgctattaaatattttcttaaaaaggCAATGCCTGGAATAGAGAAGTAAAGGAGATGAAAAAGTTAAGATTActccctttcaaaaaaaaataaataagaacagaGGTTATTTCTCAAatgaagcattttattttctcGTCAATTAACACACTGCTCAGTACAAGAACTTTTGCATTTTTCTAGGCTTATTTTAGGTGATATTTTATTCTTCCATAACAAGGAGGAATACGTACTGTTGTTTCAATGAGTGAGTGATCTTTTTTGGACAGGGGATAGGTAAATATACTTAATCTGGgtagggagagaagaaacaaaagaagctcTTTTGCAATACTTACTTTGAACACTACATGCAAGTTGCAGTGTTGTGGGGCTGTCAAATGTTAAAACTTAAtcaagaggacagctaggtggtacaatggaccttgattcagaaggacctgagttcaaatctggcctcagacacttgacacttactagctgtgtgaccctgggcaagtcactgaaccctcattgccccacaaaacaaaaacaaaaacacaccaaAACTTAGCCAAAAGAAAAGATCTCTTCTGAAGTCAAATGTCTGTGCACCACTGAAGAATATAATGCTGATGAAATTATTTGCTCTACCTCCCGTATGCAATGTTGAAGAAATTCTGCAACTTCCATTTGATTGTCTGTCCTGATATTACATGCTCTTTCTTTTTACTATGgtaacatgtcttttttttttttttcaaggcaatgaaggttaagtgacttgcccagggtcacacagctagtaagtgtcaagtgtatgcaagtgtcctcctgaatccagagctagtgctttatccactgcgccacctagctgcccccaggtaacatgtttttaataaattatctCAGACTGAAAGGAGTAATTTCTAGGCTTACTTAAATATGATATTATTTTTCCGTACAGAAATAACATAGTCAATGTTACATGACAGTCTACTCATTTTAGTTATTAGGCTTTGAAAAGTTAATATTCATCCTTGATTCTTATTCTCTTTGCAAAGGCATCTGTTTTGTGATTTGGTAGCTGTAGGGCTTCTGTGCAGTGGAATGCTTCCTTCTCCTCAGGAAAATTTCCAGTTCACAGGGAATTAATTAATCTGGAGGTTTGCATAtgcaaactgattttttttcctttggcacaCTTGAAAAGACATACATtaagttaaaatataaaatgccatCATTTTCATAAAGCtcctaattttattaaaattatattcttaacattttttatattCTATGGCTAAAGGAATCTAATATTTGCTCATTTTATGTCactttttataaatgtataaataatatataaaatatttcctacTGATGAAATGATATGATGAATATATGAAAAAGAACCAGATCATCAGTAAAACAGAATGGGTTCATTATAGAGTAAGCATTTACCCTAAGACataaaaaacaatttcttttttgctttcccttttttCAGATGATCCTGGGACATTACATTTGTAGAAAACTCTAAAGTAAGCTGAGTATAAATTTTCATAAACAATACAAGAATGAATATTTTATGGGTACAAGTGTTGTAAGGATGAAAGCCACTGTGCAGTATCTAGCATacatatgtttatttgttttccatgATAAAATTTTATTCCTTCCATGTTTCCTTGCTTCCATGTTCATTGGTTGCATTGCAAAGGAAAAAAGCATCATTAAAAACATGATCATTGGTTGTTTTTATCTCCATAACAACCCATTTTCAATTCCATTATTAGGTAAAACCTTTGTTGAAGATGTCATCAGTTAAATTCCTATGTATACTGAAGTCAGGGAGTATGGAACAGTATATTATTAAATCATGGGAAAATTTATGGCTGTATCTACCAAAATGGCATTTCTTCAACCTGATTCCATTGGGTGCAATATATAACAATGAAGTACCAGAAGCACTACTCCAGAGGACTTTCCCAGGAATGAATACCAAAAAGAATAACCCTTAAGGGAAAGTCTAATTAGAAATATAACAACCTGAAATGTCATTCCAACTAGCATGAACCATAGACAACTTTGTGAAGGAACAACCCAACACTCCCACTTTTCCCGTCTCCTTCTCTTTGGTAACAGGACTCTTAAGGCTTAATATccactactgaaaaaaaaaaaacaaacctatgtaggagaaagatgatgaaactTACATGGTCAAGGaaattaaataataacaacaacaacaacttgaaaGAGAACTTCCAGTAATATTTGCAATTTCAAAAAtgttcaattaaacaaacattttttaggAGTCTATCATAGGCAAGTTGTTAACCTAGGCACCCCAGATAAAGATATACAAAATGGGCCTATCCTTCAGGAGCTTATAATTGTGTCAAGGGAAAGAGACATGTAAACTAGCAGCTATTTCAAAAGTTAGAAAACTGTTAAGAACAtaggagagctcaagcaacatGTTGAAAATGTTAAGTAGTTAGGGCTCTCTTCTAGCTGAAGCAATCAGTGAAAGCTGCAAAGAATGTTCTCATGAAGCAAATCTTAAAAGAAAGGGGGATTTTGATAAAATAATAGAAGTCAAGAAAAAATTATGTGCTTAATATGAGCCTCAGGGGAAAGGATGACATACCAATTCAAATAGTCAGGAGGGGGTACTATAATAGCAGTGCACAATGAAGAATCCAGTTTTTATATGGATTCAAACTTTAACcaaaatgtgttatatatattttGACTTCAAAGGAATAAAAGTACATGTGATAAATTCAGCTATATACTTTCCTTTTCTTGACCTTACTACATAATGTCTATCATCATTAAccaaattagaaaaaacaaatctGTAGTAGTTTTTGAGTTTATGTGacagtattttacattttgtaggTTTGTAGTCTGTTTTCATGATTTATCCAAAATTGCAGTTATACATTATGAGCCATTAGAAGCCATAGTCTCCCCCCCACTTTtcccaaaatgatttttaaaaagtgacttttaaattttcattgtcatttgccaattgttattttttcacctttttaaGAGGAAAAGCAAATGTGTTTTCAGAGGGAAATTTTATCTCTATAACTAGTGTTATTGCCACAAGTTATTCCAAAAATTTAATCCCTGAATATTCAAGCTAAAGCTTGAATCTTCAGATAttaacttaaattttatttatttacatgatGACTACTATAACTAGATTCAACAGGAATGAAAGATTAAGACCAAGGGCATATGACTATATGCCAGTAGGTACTTCTTTTCTACATATTTTCTGAACACTTAGATGATTAATAGGTTAAAACATATCAAATGAGTTGATGTATGTCAAAGAAAAAGcacaaaacacacaaacataaaatAATACTAGTACATCACAAGGTGAAACCTACATCTATGCTTCATTCTTCCACTATCCACCAGAATTCAGCAATCACATGTTAagtacaaatgaattttttagaTTCAATGGGGGTTACAAATTTCAGGAAGAAAATCCTTATCCACAGGGATAGTATAACTTGGTTGGAAAGGATACCCAAATAAAGAGCATATACAAACTTAAGTGTGATAATTGCTTTGAGGAAAGCACAAACCAAAGTAGAGTTGTGAGAAATCATTTCTTGTTGGAGAAGTAAGAGAGAGCTTTGCAAGGATGATGACATTTCCACAGGGAAttaagaatttggtaggatttaACAAAAGGATGAAGCAGAGGGAATAGAGTTTCAACCCCATAAGTGAAGTGTGCAAATGCACAAAGGCAGGAAATTTTAGTATGTATAAAGGAATTGTGATTAGTTTTGTTTGATTGCAAGGGGAGATATtatgaaaagagagggggaaggggatgaagaagaaggaaagggaaaaggaaagattaatgACAATAGAAACTGAAGCTGGAAGTGAagcttgtaaaaaacaaaagggttAGATTAGAGAGATAGCAAGATAACCCTAAGAGTGGAGTGTCACCTAGTGCCTTGTCTACGGTGCAGATACTATTGAGAATAGATCATATTCAGCAATGTAATTTAATGCATAGAAGTCAAAGAAATTGTTTTGTAgtaaaaggccattggatttctCCAACAGGAGGTTACTACTGACCTTTGACAGGACATATTCAGTAGAACACAGGTGCAGAAAGCATACTGAAAGAATCTGAGTGGGTGTTTGGTAAAGAAATAAACATATACTcattgtttatataaaattaataaaagcatAGAGAAAAGTGTAACCTGGCAAGGTAGTTCAAGGCTGAATTAGagcaaagggattttttttttttttaagaatagaaCTATGTCCTTGTTTTTGGCAGAGGTGAAATAgtcaaaagagagtgagagatggAAGAtacaaaaaggggagaaaatggttaTCCTGGCAGGGTCCCAAAGAATGTGGGAAGTAATGAGATTAAGGGGGGTCATtctgaaatgagagagaaaatgaaagggcATATATAATAGCAGCTAGCAATTACATAATTTTTAAGTTAGTGAAGTGCATTACAAATAGAATCTCATGtgctattatccacattttctATATGAAGACATTGAACGTAAGTTACTTGTCTGGGAttaaacagctaggaagtgtctgagacaggatttgagatcagatctttctgattccaggtcccacACTCAATTCACTGCACCATCAAGTAGcctctgtttaacttttaaagaatggaaaagacaTCATCAGTTGACTTCAGTCTTCCTAATCAGTAGGAGATGAAAACATTATCCACTGAGATGACCTTGACCTTTCAAGGAAAGTAGAAGATTGCAATAGAGGTAACTTCAGAAAATTATTCAAAGTATAGAACAAATATTTTTGTGGAGTTCAACAGGAAAACAGTGCAAAGAATAATAGTGTTTTTGAACAGTAGAAATTGTCTAATTAAAGTGAAATAATGTGAATTGATAGAGCCAACAATATGTTTACTGATTTTGTTTTCTCTAGCAATGTCTGTCATTGGGGGAATGATAGTTAAGAATGAGGATCATGGGGGTTATTTGAAATCAGCAACGAGAAATTCAATTATGGAAAAAAGTCAAATCTAGAGAATACAGAGAGATAGTAGCAGCATAATTTTTATGGTTTATTCTAAAATCTAGACTGGTAAGAAAGTAAgtggaggtagaaaaaaaatgtactgagTAAGGAACATATCATCCACAGCAAACACATGTGGTTATCAAAATGTATATCAAAGTTTCAGATCATGGGAATGTATCACTTATAATAAGGTCCAAGGAGAGAAATGCTCATGGTTAGCTAACATACTGGAAGTGAAGTCAAATGACTATCAGGGGTATGTTGTATGTATCAGAAATGTagataaaaaaattataccaAAAATCACacattgttattaatttttttgcatataAGATACTGTAATAGTATGGGTATATAATGAAGTATAAAATACAATTCCTttcatcaaagagcttacaatcgaATTGGGGAGATAGAACCTATTTGCTGAAAAAGAGTTTTAAAGATCTATCATTTAATCATTAGAGTCATTCTAAGCCATActcatagatataatatatgctCCACACATTAGTAGATGATTTAACGAATTGCTGTTCCACTTCCTCACTTAGGAATCAAAGTTTTGTGATAAGCATCTACAAGCATCAAGGCCAGAATACTGATAATAGTCACCTGGTACAGCTTGGAGAATTACTACCTGGATAGGATCTACAGGAGCTTGTGTTTCACTGGAATAATGCAAGGTCAGCTCCATATCAGGAATAGATATGAGTAGGATTTaatctttcttgttgtttttttgttttttgttttttttt
This window contains:
- the LOC122745628 gene encoding 60S ribosomal protein L28-like, giving the protein MSTYLQWMVLRNCSSFLINRNKQTYSTEPNNFKARNSFRYDRLIPQKTVGIELAADCKGIVVVLKRRVAQRKPATSYVRTTINKNGRGTLNSVRHIIRKNKYRKDLRMAALRWACAILRSQKPVVVKKKRTCPPKST